One window of the Babesia microti strain RI chromosome IV, complete genome genome contains the following:
- a CDS encoding hypothetical protein (overlaps_old_locusTagID:BBM_III07660) yields the protein MKAVRNNRGLYFVCTFIFIYINSIAFDIQSKDASSSGEFQESDEYEINDNECVASVSSQNLESNRFHLSESSDGNIFLGSKVCLDGVDPDITTSDNSDFCLPKKSEFNIRKNKLRSNINVETQTVVGDNAETLNPKEDKNTQTCTGHIKDLNLAILKEPFEFDSSDEFREDGLLCEQDDEYDHCPNNIWNASFNKIADYMYKLNACETISLNEPNGEIFLTDFEKYDIVKKPIEYVDLSKYNISNDELNRIQIPSNNINFVICDLNSLDTSNFNSQLKRTLSDFYGWVVIRPAINNGENIIGAVIFGNVGIAINENIKSRIVSFTIHERQQIIKIEEFTCKSISRVIYFEQSKETIGNKYFSMRKYHPLTIDNWNQINSCISFYTRDGITYHTLDFNSPKKYHNIFDVKIKGNETTYLPNCLKNIHISNVIFGNVKVLYEADNIYRSVRVIYNGVIYFIEIFTIDSLGRKNHLLYKRKDSIKFDNVFTKVKYSRDGSIIYHELETLKEAYLAPVNLNIPNMIYKGEMWDAGKVINVCICKQNYINDTILAENLMFCGKCCGCKVDIDSVSHSDEDMNKSSFIQFSYKIYKQFGSIYISLNPKLIYTHRLGKIKIGNVVFPLGSLGFVVSIKISKYNDNKVIIKFILLDGGRYNYIDYMIQPDGESLGLVTKYNVCDIKPKWLSVWDPSKSKILIDLYLDKSTYGFIKSEYGYEKDEIYYYEHDFILISNVYWKHKLLSDPTVKDRKLIKRNVRVVYISNARLVTIYSLYLTRTPQKYSKRIIFDTSTKYKYWNIDQQHFLQNSNYTFERISDEYASCKLRENEILRGVLYADIDENSGGFEDIFEIIENPGSVYYKIKSEISPDVKIGNVKIGKMIIKQSGIHDIIGIWIQNKMTSPYKYKTKCSNRKISIFINDSFKVMVIEYAEIRKDNGDVEYINLGPFPHINDNITDVISYALGKYLRQIKSLPIENKRELVASEMEYECLLLVKLEITKKYKNLTGQLENTTLYKLISEFSELISKEFIHEITNLDENEFKNAETMRYIYNAEVNIRNKKVLSLTNI from the coding sequence ATGAAAGCAGTCCGTAATAATAGAGGTCTTTATTTTGTTTGTacttttatatttatatatataaattctaTAGCATTTGATATTCAATCAAAGGACGCTTCATCTTCAGGAGAATTTCAAGAATCTGATGAATATGAAATCAACGATAATGAATGTGTAGCTAGTGTTTCTTCTCAAAATCTAGAATCCAATCGGTTTCATCTGTCGGAATCATCTGAtggaaatatatttttaggGTCTAAAGTGTGCCTTGATGGAGTAGACCCTGATATTACAACAAGCGATAATTCTGATTTTTGCCTCCCTAAAAAATCGGAATTTAATATTAGAAAGAATAAATTGAGATCTAATATTAATGTTGAAACTCAAACTGTTGTAGGTGATAATGCTGAAACATTGAATCCCAAAgaagataaaaatacaCAGACATGTACTGGACACATTAAAGATTTGAATTTGGCAATCCTTAAGGAGccatttgaatttgattcTTCTGATGAATTTAGGGAAGATGGTTTGTTGTGTGAGCAGGATGATGAATATGATCATTGCCCtaataatatttggaaTGCGAGCttcaataaaattgccgattatatgtataaattaaatgcttGTGAAACAATAAGTTTAAATGAACCTAATggtgaaatatttttgactgattttgaaaaatatgatatagtCAAAAAGCCTATCGAATACGTGGATTTATctaaatacaatatttcGAATGACGAATTGAACAGAATACAAATTCCttctaataatataaattttgtgatatGTGACTTAAATTCGTTGGATACTAGTAATTTCAATTCGCAATTGAAACGTACATTGTCTGATTTTTATGGCTGGGTGGTTATAAGACCAGCAATCAATAATGGGGAAAACATAATCGGTGCTGTTATATTTGGAAATGTTGGTATTGcaattaatgaaaatataaagTCTCGCATAGTCTCCTTTACAATACACGAAAGACAACagattattaaaattgaggAATTTACATGTAAAAGTATCAGCAgagtaatttattttgaaCAATCCAAAGAAACCATTGggaataaatatttttctaTGAGAAAATATCATCCGTtaacaattgataattgGAATCAAATCAATAGTTGTATATCATTTTATACACGTGATGGTATTACATATCACACTCTTGACTTTAACTCTCCAAAAAAATACCATAATATCTTTGATGTTAAGATTAAAGGTAATGAAACTACTTACCTTCCTAATTGCTTAAAGAATATACATATAagtaatgttatatttggTAATGTTAAAGTTTTATATGAAgcagataatatataccGTTCAGTTAGAGTGATTTACAATGGAgtcatttattttattgaaatatttaccatAGATTCACTTGGCCGCAAGAATCATCTTTTATATAAAAGGAAGGATTCtatcaaatttgacaatgtTTTTACTAAAGTAAAATATTCCAGGGATGGCTCAATAATTTACCATGAGTTAGAAACACTTAAAGAAGCATACCTTGCACCTgtgaatttgaatattcccaatatgatatataaagGTGAAATGTGGGATGCCGGGAAGGTAATTAATGTGTGTATTTgcaaacaaaattatattaatgatacaattttagCTGAAAATCTGATGTTTTGTGGAAAATGCTGTGGCTGCAAAGTTGACATAGATAGTGTGAGTCACTCTGATGAAGATATgaataaatcatcatttattCAGTTTagttacaaaatttacaaacaatttggatctatatatatatccctcaatccaaaattaatatataccCATCGATTAggaaaaataaaaataggCAATGTAGTATTCCCTTTAGGGTCATTAGGGTTTGTCGtttcaattaaaatttcaaaatataacGATAATAAAGTTATAATTAAGTTTATACTTTTAGATGGAGGAAGGTACAATTATATAGACTATATGATACAGCCAGACGGTGAATCATTAGGACTCGTCACTAAATACAATGTGTGTGATATAAAGCCAAAATGGTTGTCAGTATGGGATCCAAGTAAATCCAAAATACTTATAGACTTATACTTGGATAAAAGTACATATGGATTTATTAAATCTGAATATGGATATGAAAAGGATgagatatattattatgaaCATGATTTCATTCTTATTTCAAATGTCTATTGGAAGCATAAATTGCTATCTGATCCCACTGTTAAAGATagaaaattgattaaaagAAATGTCAGAGTAGTATATATCTCAAATGCACGGCTTGTTACAATCTATTCGTTATATTTGACGCGTACTCCTCAAAAATATTCTAAAAGGATTATATTTGACACCTctacaaaatataaatattggaATATCGATCAACaacattttttgcaaaattcaAACTATACATTTGAAAGAATTAGCGATGAATATGCTAGTTGTAAACTGAGAGAGAATGAGATCTTAAGAGGAGTTTTATATGCTgatattgatgaaaatagTGGAGGGtttgaagatatttttgaaataattgaaaatccAGGTTCtgtttattataaaataaaatcgGAAATTTCACCAGATGTTAAGATTGGAAACGTAAAGATAGGGAAAATGATCATTAAACAATCCGGCATCCATGATATCATAGGGATTTGGATTCAAAATAAAATGACATCTCcctataaatataaaactAAATGTTCTAATAGGAAAATTTCgatttttattaatgataGTTTTAAAGTAATGGTTATTGAATATGCGGAAATTAGAAAGGACAATGGAGATGTAGAATATATTAACCTTGGTCCATTTCCACAcataaatgataatattacGGACGTTATATCATATGCTTTGGGGAAATATTTGAGGCAGATTAAGAGTTTACCTATTGAAAATAAGAGAGAATTAGTTGCTAGTGAAATGGAGTATGAGTGTCTACTGTTGGTTAAATTGGaaataacaaaaaaatataagaATTTAACAGGGCAGTTGGAAAATACGACTTTATATAAACTAATCAGCGAATTTAGTGAATTGATATCTAAGGAATTCATTCACgaaataactaatttagacgaaaatgaatttaagaACGCTGAAACAATGAGGTACATTTACAATGCAGAAGTTAACATTAGAAATAAGAAAGTGTTATCTCTAACGAATATATAG
- a CDS encoding hypothetical protein (overlaps_old_locusTagID:BBM_III07665;~overlaps_old_locusTagID:BBM_III07670): MQRGDSSIYCSTNSEVINICTKLLHLKSDNKTEYSRLIELAILQFKWNVASSSEISSFSALLIDIITNNTISLHYVVKFLVKSAKPKIGEFSDIFILNTRFENMQQYSSYISNLLNKYPNKTSITGNEFHIVSELAKNHPSLRYTFNKIIGIYSNTTNTSLKSFIVALDDGTSIDLNYAQCLSNITLSSDIWRSKLCDIIVDIYRTFPNSHDIILNSLDENFPHHSFPLESHVSYLKIFISLSHLLNDSRLKLYRIVISELIRMDSETQNLQISPTDKGVPLKLDVLMTLLLQDLDFILKDPDFDSNAFVSEIFQILKHNIHTLSTSQSVQFIFIYISSLKPYYTEILLQNLFSILYDEAQLLDCRIAATGYIASLICRQQLLCDTFIIFTFEYLLKFLGKWSKRAKDNKHIPSNLIKSVFEACIRIIYFHADPVLTNIRKYEILRLFSSIIYGSLGTLLNCNIDLLEKAKLSIMRINGPNKMLRLLKYLGDRTEKGSNLQLLHLPFDSCNLVYTKYYLMLNSDPDLANTLSGKYISDFHIYQDLVVGNIEYDWESRSSDVPKKRFSKYGSSISKDVDGLGDFQLLRAGLTTSIFKPQSKSQLDYLLLSDAYKYSKTLYN; encoded by the exons ATGCAAAGGGGCGATTCCTCCATCTATTGTTCCACAAACTCAGAAGTAATCAA TATCTgcactaaattattgcatttaAAAAGTGATAATAAGACTGAATATTCTCGTTTGATTGAACTGGCCATATTACAATTCAAATGGAACGTTGCTTCATCATCAGAAATCTCCTCATTTTCAGCGTTATtgattgatattattactaaCAATACAATCAGTTTGCATTATGTTGTAAAGTTTTTGGTAAAAAGCGCTAAGCCTAAAATTGGAGAATTTAGTGACATATTCATTCTGAATACAAGATTTGAGAATATGCAACAATATAGtagttatatatcaaatttattgaataagTATCCAAATAAGACGAGTATTACTGGGAATGAATTCCATATTGTATCCGAGTTGGCTAAAAATCACCCTTCATTACGTTATACTttcaacaaaataattggaATATACTCTAACACTACAAACACTAgtttaaaatcatttattgttGCATTAGATGACGGAACTTCTATAGATTTAAACTATGCTCAATGCCTCtcaaatattacattatcatCTGATATATGGAGAAGTAAGCTTTGTGATATAATAGTGGATATCTATAGaacttttccaaattctCATGATATAATACTGAATTCTCTCGATGAAAACTTTCCTCACCATTCTTTCCCTTTAGAATCACATGTATCAtacttgaaaatatttatttcattatcacATCTACTCAACGATTCTCGTCTGAAACTATATCGCATTGTAATTAGCGAACTTATACGAATGGATTCTGAAactcaaaatttacaaattagtCCAACAGATAAAGGCGTTCCACTAAAGTTGGATGTTCTTATGACGCTTCTACTTCAGGATCTTGATTTTATACTAAAAGACCCAGATTTCGACTCAAATGCTTTCGTATCagaaatttttcaaatattaaagCATAACATACATACTCTTTCAACTAGTCAAAGTgtacaatttattttcatctaTATTTCATCTTTGAAACCCTACTACactgaaattttattacaaaatttattttcaatacTTTATGATGAAGCTCAGTTATTAGATTGTAGAATCGCAGCAACTGGTTATATCGCATCATTAATTTGCAGacaacaattattatgtgatacatttatcatttttacatttgaGTACcttttaaaatttcttGGGAAATGGTCTAAAAGGGCGAAAgataataaacatattCCTTCAAATCTTATAAAATCAGTTTTTGAGGCATGTATTaggataatatattttcatgCTGATCCAgtattaacaaatattagAAAATATGAGATTCTGAGATTGTTCAGctcaattatatatggaTCATTGGGcacattattaaattgcAACATAGATTTACTTGAAAAGGctaaattatcaatcaTGAGAATAAATGGTCCAAATAAAATGCTTAGGttgttaaaatatctaGGTGATCGCACAGAAAAAGGTtctaatttacaattattacatcTACCATTTGATTCATGCAATCTCGTCTatactaaatattatttaatgttaAATTCGGACCCAGATCTTGCTAACACTTTATCAggtaaatatatatcagACTTTCATATTTACCAAGATTTAGTTGTTGGAAATATTGAGTATGACTGGGAATCTAGATCAAGTGATGTGCCTAAAAAAcgattttcaaaatatggTTCATCCATTTCCAAAGATGTGGATGGGTTAGGAGATTTTCAATTACTCAGAGCGGGATTAACAACAAGTATTTTTAAACCACAAAGCAAATCACAACTAGATTATTTACTCTTATCTGATGCATATAAATACTCTAAAACCttgtataattga
- a CDS encoding hypothetical protein (overlaps_old_locusTagID:BBM_III07665;~overlaps_old_locusTagID:BBM_III07670) → MTKEQAINQLILKSGYRGADDAIEDMEVQRYQSAKFKLSYEDFAKL, encoded by the exons ATGACAAAGGAGCAGGCtataaatcaattg attttaAAAAGCGGATATCGTGGAGCTGATGATGCAATTGAGGACATGGAAGTTCAACGCTACCAATCTGCTAAATTTAAACTATCCTACGAAGATTTTGccaaattataa
- a CDS encoding Uncharacterized protein CG5902 (overlaps_old_locusTagID:BBM_III07670) yields MDFSRITSKICASCFSIVLQHLKLHIPIKNSDSELNTLINEGIECPLFVTWTVTKTAELRGCIGTLSPVPIAQLKSYAAASAFRDSRFLPIGPDEIKKLTCHISLLHTYEVFFF; encoded by the exons ATGGATTTTTCTAGAATTACATCCAAAATTTGCGCTTCATGTTTTTCCATAGTTTTACAGCATCTAAAG CTTCATATTCCTATTAAAAATTCGGATTCTGAACTAAATACCCTAATTAATGAGGGAATTGAATGCCCTTTATTTGTAACATGGACCGTTACTAAAACTGCTGAATTACGTGGGTGTATTGGTACCTTAAGTCCAGTTCCTATTGCTCAATTAA AATCTTATGCTGCAGCTAGTGCTTTCCGCGATAGTAGATTCCTTCCTATTGGACCGGATgagataaaaaaattgactTGTCACATTTCACTTTTACATACTTATGAGGTATTTTTTTTCTAA
- a CDS encoding hypothetical protein (overlaps_old_locusTagID:BBM_III07675) encodes MNLFKDKRLYTYIFLICRIVLCAAHFIVSLHSKNKLSSLIRLTHDEYKQLDLSLSSVNTNSDTTIVDNLVIKLENPKTGGTFSKPHSSFILLSLYVTHFINAKAARSIIIYSTISFTLMVLRIAIIAFQLIELKGCEEFKRKIDKISNVTTAVGLNILALGQGIFGIFFTSQICKLETEQPHLFTNGNANNIFSHFGGCDIYSSVIIASVLCWVCSLPDSYILIANISRKFRYTTFCSSLKLILGCSIIFLGILTLDIANYCSAGAELSNQLSIRSKSLYPKYDMHDYLSETISKSLAQRGVSSITGSGDIGRLIHKFPDVSALNDLHLKFETNDQVKNVAYALASISFVSGIITVGTASVGTSLAYFRSKILAVFNFCSSYIMALSHIFTLISTDYTYTGASFYCSYEKYFPISYVMSYEQNTLFNWICTLKHTSLLFMSVVACLFFLSVADMIILFILLFRSK; translated from the exons ATGAATCTGTTTAAAGACAAAAGATTATAtacttatatatttttgatatgcCGAATCGTTTTATGCGCTGCACATTTCATCGTTTCTCTTCACtctaaaaataaactaaGCTCTTTGATACGTTTGACAcatgatgaatataaacaaCTAGACCTTTCTTTAAGTTCCGTTAACACTAATTCTGACACAACTATTGTTGACAATCTAGTAATCAAACTTGAAAATCCAAAAACTGGAGGAACATTTTCAAAACCACATAGTTCATTCATTCTTTTATCCTTGTACGTAACTCACTTTATTAATGCTAAAGCAGCCCGTTCTATCATAATCTACTCAACAATATCATTTACACTAATGGTTTTAAGAATAGCAATTATCGCCTTTCAATTAATAGAATTAAAAGGCTGTGAAGAATTTAAAAGG aaaattgataaaatttcaaatgttACTACTGCTGTAGGGTTGAATATATTAGCCTTGGGTCAGGGGatatttggcattttttTCACTAGtcaaatatgtaaattagaAACAGAACAACCGCATTTGTTCACTAATGGAAATGctaataacatattttcACATTTTGGAGGATGTGACATTTACTCATCTGTGATAATAGCATCTGTTCTTTGTTGGGTTTGTAGTTTACCAGattcatatatattaatcgCAAACATTTCTAGAAAATTCAGATATACTACTTTCTGTTCAAGTTTAAAGCTTATATTAGGGTgttcaattatatttttaggCATCTTAACCCTAGATATTGCAAACTATTGTTCAGCCGGGGCTGAACTTAGCAATCAATTATCTATCAGATCAAAATCACTCTATCCAAAATATGATATGCATGATTACCTTTCCGaaacaatttcaaaatcattaGCTCAAAGGGGAGTTTCAAGTATAACCGGTAGTGGCGATATTGGTAGATTGATACATAAATTCCCTGATGTTAGCGCTTTGAATGATTTACACCTGAAGTTTGAGACTAATGATCAAGTGAAGAATGTTGCATATGCACTGGCATCAATTTCATTCGTTTCTGGAATTATAACCGTAGGAACTGCTTCTGTAGGAACCTCGTTGGCATATTTTAGAAGTAAAATATTGGCTGTGTTCAATTTTTGTTCATCATACATCATGGCATTATCACACATATTCACTTTAATATCGACAGATTACACTTACACCGGAGCTTCCTTTTATTGCTCATATGAGAAATACTTTCCGATATCATATGTTATGTCATATGAACAAAATACACTTTTTAATTGGATATGCACTTTAAAACATACATCATTACTGTTCATGTCTGTCGTGGCATGTCTTTTTTTCCTCAGTGTCGCGGACATGATCATCCTTTTCATTCTCCTGTTTAGATCAAAATAA
- a CDS encoding conserved Plasmodium protein, unknown function (overlaps_old_locusTagID:BBM_III07680), which translates to MNITNFPPEDDYIVLFYANWDIASNQFQSTYLNVAQTVTANDLYHSHKEYRKIIFAKFSCGKYPHICSKYHLHNIPAILFFTNVILEESSETGIPHSTRYLGNLNLYEQIQDFVEIWRSIGTLIRLYGKTPSKFINIWNICTKRLNEIIPK; encoded by the exons AtgaatattacaaattttccTCCAGAAGATGATTACATCGTCCTCTTTTACGCCAATTGGGATATCGCATCGAA TCAATTTCAATCAACTTATCTTAATGTCGCTCAAACTGTAACTgctaatgatttatatcaCTCACATAAGGAATACaggaaaattattttcgCCAAATTCAGTTGTGGGAAATATCCTCATATTTGTAGCAAATATCACTTACATAACATTCCCGCTATACTATTCTTCACAAATGTGATTTTGGAGGAATCGTCTGAAACTGGAATTCCTCACTCCACCAG ATATCTTggaaatttaaatttatatgagCAGATTCAGGATTTTGTCGAAATATGGCGTTCAATAGGAACTCTAATACGGTTATATGGCAAAACCCCcagtaaatttataaatatttggaatataTGTACTAAAAGGTTGAATGAAATTATTCCAAAATGA
- a CDS encoding Elongation factor TS (overlaps_old_locusTagID:BBM_III07685) produces the protein MRANPLRRFPIICMERCPLFVLMISNICAFDLKCKILNYPRFNIRSVFDKDAYHANIKLLRISTGLGTAECVEALKKTNNDVRKAISLLSNVEYENKMPTGDLIPLYEGVSTTSIGKKYASIIELRCQTSFVSCNSMFGNLAANIASAITAIADANNSKNVNFQDIFDKKCLVCNDSLDKTANRVKRSLQETILFTRFGIIEKPENSHFSAYSHKTNHSCSSEVGPSTSLVSFTTKNSEIVENYNLKSDTSCIARGERCIYHLEVKSRVKGSEFAREIATHIVAASPTGMSFDDIGDTYTAEKEKLTAEIANTGKPPEIIDKIVQGRLRKQFAESLLLEQEWSLGNSTTRQVIQNYNKKTGDEFKINSFIVFNVKDDMLLIANKSDDYTEINSINHSF, from the exons ATGAGGGCAAATCCTTTAAGGAGATTCCCCATTATATGTATGGAAAGATGCCCACTGTTTGTATTgatgatatcaaatatttgtgcaTTTGATTTGAAGTGCAAAATACTGAATTATCCTCGGTTCAACATCAGATCAGTTTTTGATAAAGATGCTTATCATGCAAATATTAAGCTTCTACGAATTTCAACAGGTTTGGGAACTGCAGAATGTGTAGAAGCGTTGAAGAAAACGAACAATGATGTTAGGAAGGCAATTTCACTATTATCAAATGTAGAATATGAGAATAAAATGCCGACGGGTGACTTAATTCCGCTATATGAAGGGGTATCTACCACGTCTATAGGGAAGAAATATGCTAGCATCATTGAACTTAGATGTCAAACAAGTTTTGTAAGTTGTAATTCAATGTTTGGAAATCTTGCAGCAAATATAGCTTCCGCAATCACTGCAATTGCAGATGCGAATAACagtaaaaatgtcaattttcaagatatatttgataaaaaatgtttggTCTGCAACGATAGTTTGGATAAAACTGCTAACCGCGTAAAAAGGTCTCTTCAAGAAACAATACTTTTTACCAGATTTGGGATCATTGAAAAGCCGGAAAATTCACATTTCTCGGCCTATTCTCACAAAACAAATCATTCTTGCTCAAGTGAAGTAGGCCCATCGACCTCACTCGTATCGTTTACCACCAAGAACTCTGAAATCGTTGagaattataatttaaaatctGATACATCATGTATTGCCAGGGGGGAGAGATGTATTTATCACCTGGAGGTTAAATCGAGAGTTAAAGGATCTGAATTCGCCCGGGAAATCGCAACGCACATAGTGGCCGCCTCCCCAACGGGAATG tcatttgatgatatagGAGATACCTATACGGCAGAGAAGGAAAAGCTTACTGCAGAAATAGCAAATACTGGCAAACCACCGgagataattgataaaattgtgcAGGGGAGGCTTAGGAAGCAATTTGCAGAATCCTTACTGCTAGAACAG GAATGGTCACTTGGGAACTCTACTACCAGACAGGTGATACAGAATTACAACAAAAAAACAGGAGATGAATTCAAAATAAACTCTTTTATTGTATTCAACGTGAAGGATGACATGCTGCTGATCGCAAACAAATCGGATGATTATAcagaaattaattcaataaaCCACTCCTTCTAG